Part of the Acidobacteriota bacterium genome, CTCGGCGTCGGCACTCGCTTCGAAGGCCGCTGTTCCGCCGATCTCGCGGGCGGTATCGAGAACCTGGCGGACACTCGCCAGCCGGGAGGCGATGGCCTCGCCGCGTAAGAATGAGTACTCAGCCGCCGCCAGCTGTACGCCGGCGAAGTGGATGTAGGCATGGGAGAAGTGGGCGCCGAGATTCTCCATCGATGCCAGGGCTTGTCGAGCGTCGGCAACGGAGCCCTGGGGATCGATGCCGCGGGTCACCTGCCAGCGAGCCCGCCTCTGGAAGGCATTGATCATGTTGCCGTAGACGGCGGCGTAACCCGGATCGAGGCGCACGGCGTCGCGGTAGGAGGCGATCGAGGCCACCAGGGTGGGCAGCGGATCTTCTCCCCGCTGGCTGAGGATCTCGCCGAGCTTCGAGAGGCTGTTGCCGAGGGAGTTGGCGATGCTCGAGTCGTTCGGGGCGAGTGCTTTGGCCTCGCGGTAGGAGTTCACCATCGGCTCTGCGAGGTGATCCACCGGCAGTCCGTAGAACAGACCACGATCGACCTCGACAGAGTAGACGTGGCCCAAGATCTTCCAGGCTTGGGCGTTCTCCGGTGCTCTCTCGAGGGCCTCGCGCGCCACGGCCTCGGCGCGGCGGAGCACCGGCCCCGGATCGACGATGTCGCCCTCCCATTCCCCCTGCCGGAGGAGCAGGTCGGCGGTGGCGACGCGTGCCGCGACGTGCTCCGGGTCGAGCTGGAGGACCGTTCGGCAGGCGGCCAGACCGCGACTCAAGGTCGGCTCGAGGGTGGCGTCCGCCGGGCCCGAGTAGAGATCCAGCACGATGCGTTCGAGATGGTTCTGGCACAGGCCGAGATGGCCCCGGGGCTCGCTGCGGGCGGCCTCGGCGGCGGTCTCCAGAGCGCTGCGGGCACGGTCGTAGGCGGCGACCGCCTGCGGGTAGCTGCCGCTGAGCTGGAAGGCCTTGGCGCGGGCGCCGTGCACCCGCCCGCGAAGCAGGTGCCATTCGTATTCCCGGGGGCTCTCGACCGCCTCGCGATCGGCGATCTCGAGGGTGCGGTCCCAGCGGTCTTCGTAGAAGGCGATCAGCGCCTCGGCGTAGTCGCTCGAAGCCAGGGGACCGCTGTAGAGGTCCCTCGAGGAACCCTGGGCGAGGTCTTGGCGGCCTTGCTCTAGGAAGGCGACCGAGGGATCCCGCAGCTCGCGATGGAGCTCCTCGAGCTGGCGCTGCTTCTCTTCCGGATTGCGAATCCGCGCCACCCGTTCGCGCTCCTGCCGGTAGACCTCGAAGCTGGCCAGGCCGATGGCGGAGGCCACTTGCGGTGGCCGATAGCCACTTTCCCAGGCGTTCGAAAGGTGGTGCCGGGCGCGCTCGAAGTCGCCGAGGGCGAGATGCACCCGGCCAAGGGCGTACTCTCCCGGTCCGCGGCCGACGGTGCGCAGGCTGGTCATGCGTTCGGCGAGGGCGTCGGTGCGGGCTCGGACCTTGGCGAGGGCCGGCTGTAGATCGTGTACCGGCGCCATGTGCTCGAGGCGCAGGAAGGCCTCAATCTCCGCCGCTTCGCGACTGAACTGCTGGGCGATCTCACCCTGCTGACGGGCCTGGCCTCGCTGGTAGAGCCAGCCGCCGAAGGCGGCGAGGGCGAGCAGCGCGGCCAAGGCCGCCGACAGCCGCCGTCGCCGGCGTTTGGCCTGGCGCTCCGGTTTGGCCAGCAGGTGCCGAATGCGCCGCAGGGCTTGCTTGGCGCTCGGGCGGCCTTCCGGCTGGGGATCTTGAAGCTGGCGCAGGAGAGCGGCGAGATCGGGCGCGAGGCCGGGCGTCGGCAAGGTGTCTCCCTGGCGCACTCGCTCGAGGAGGTCATCCCGCGACAGGCTCGGATAGGCCCGCTGGTCGGTGAGCAGCTCCTGCAGCACGAGGCCGAAGGAGTAGAGGTCGCTGGCCAGCGAAATGTCCTCGCGCCGGGCCTGCTCGGGGCTCATATAGGTGACCGTCCCGGCGGTCGAATCGGGCCGGGTACGGAAGGTCTCCGGCAGGCCGGCGCCGGCGCCGAGATCGACCGGGACGGCGCGCAGGGTGGCGTCCGGATCGTCGGACGCCGGTGCTGCCAGCAGGCGGCTTTCCGGGGCCTCCGGTCGCGCGCCGTCGCTGGCCGAGCGGGCGATACCGAAGTCGAGGACCTTCACCTGGCCGTCGGCCGTGATCATGATGTTGTCCGGCTTGAGATCGCGGTGCACGATCTGCTCGGCATGGGCCGCCGCCATCGCCTGGCACACCGCCTCCGCCAGGCGTAGCTTGGCCTCGAGGGACAGCGAGGAGGTGTCGTGCTGGCGCAGCGTTTCGCCCTCGATCAGCTCGAGCACCAGGACGTCCTGGTCGCCGTCCGAGAGCAGGTCGTAGACCTGGCAGATATTGGGGTGGTTGAGGCGCGACAGGATGCGAGCCTCGCGCAGAAAGCGGGCCCGGGCTTCGCTCGAGAAGGCGAAAGCGGTGTGCAGCATCTTGACCGCCACCGGGCGCTGCAGCTTCTCGTCGAAGCCGCGGTAGACGGCTCCCATGCCGCCTTCTCCCAGCAGCGCGTCGATGCGGATATTGCCGATCCGCCGACCCAGCGGGCTCATCGACCGTCGGCTGTCATGGCGGCCGCTCCCTCACGAGATGAAGTCAATCCTCCACAAGACCGGGCCATTTTATCCGCCGGAGCGGGGCGGCTGGGATCACGCCTTGGCTATGTACTGAGCCGCATCAAGTCGTCGGAGGGCACGATCTCGCGCCGCAGCCGCCGCATGGCGCGCAGCCAGCGATCGTAGTCGGCGGCCTTGTGGCGCATGTAGTCGGCCACCTGCGGGTGCGGCAGGATGAGGAAGCGCTCTTCCTCGAGGCCGGCGACGACGGCGTCGGCCACTGCCTCTGGCTCGATGACGCCGTCGTAGCTGGCGGCGCGGATCGGAATCTCGTGCAGGGACTGGGTCAGCAGGTTGGTGCGCACCCCCTGGGGGCAGAGCACCGACACACCGATGCCCTGCTCACCGTGGGTGATCGCCAGGTTCTCGGCGAAGCCGATGGCGGCATGCTTGGTGGTGCCGTAGGCGGCATCGCCGATCTGGTTGAGGAGCCCTGCCGCCGAAACCGTGTTGAGGAGCCAGCCAGCGCCGCGGCGAATCATCCCCGGCAGCACGGCGCGGGCGCCCCAGACGTGGGACATGACGTTGACCCGCCAGATCTTGTCCCACTGGTCGTTGGTCTGCGAGGTCGACATCCAACCGGGGGCGTCGGAGTAGCCGAAGCCGGCGTTCGAGCACAGCAGGTCGATCGGGCCCAGCTCCGCCTCGGTGGTGGCGACGGCTTGGCGCAGGCTGTCCTCTTCGGTGACGTCGGTGGACAGAGCGAGGCCGGAGATGCCCTCGGCGACCGCTTGCGCCGCGTCGCCATCGAGATCCGCCACCGCGACTTGCGCGCCTTCGCGATGGAAGCGCTCCGCCAGTGCCCGGCCGATGCCGTGGGCGCCGCCGGTGATCAGCACCACCTTGCCGTCTACCCGCAAATGTCACCTCCAGCCCGCTGACGGTCGGTCACGAGCCGCCGCCGAGGTCGAGGCCGCGGGCCTTGGCGGCGGTGGTGAGCTGATGCTGCGTCTGGTCGAAGCCCGCCTTGTGCACCAGCTGACCTTCCTGCGCGGTGATCTCGTCCCAGCGCGCTGCGACCGCCTCCGGCGACCAATCCTGCGGCTCGATGTGGACGCCGCGGGATTCGAACAGCGTGGTGGTGGAGTAGACCCCGGCGCCGGCACACAGCACGGTGCGATTGGGCGCTGCTTCACCGACCAGCACCAGCAGGCCGGCGGTGACCGCGGCGGGATCGAGCAGGGCGAGAATCTCCGGCCCCATCAGGTCCTCAGTCATGCGGGTGGCGGCGCAGGGCGCCAGGCAGTTGACCCGAATGTCGTACTTCTTGCCCTCCTGCACCAGCGTGTTCATCAAACCCACCAGGGCGAGCTTGGCGGCGCCGTAGTTGGCCTGGCCGAAGTTGCCGTAGAGGCCGGTCGAGGAGGTGGTCATGGCGATGCGGCCGTAGCCGCGCTCGCGCATGCCGGGCCACGCCGCCTTGGTGCAGTGGACGCTGCCCATCAGGTGGACATCGACCACCATCCGGAAGTCCTCCAGGGTCATCTTCTGGAAGCTCTTGTCGCGCAGGATGCCGGCGTTGTTGACCAGCACGTCGACCCGGCCCCAGCGCTCCTCGGCCTCCCGCACCATCGCCTCGACCTGCTCGACATCGGTGACGTCGGCACCGTTGGCGAGGGCATCCCCACCCTGCGAGCGGATCTCTTCGACCACTTCCTGGGCCGCCGTGCTCGAAGCGCCGGTGCCGTCCCGGGCTCCGCCGAGGTCGTTGACCACCACTTTGGCGCCGCGGGCGGCGAGGCCGAGGGCATGGGAGCGGCCGAGGCCGTTGCCGGCTCCGGTGACGATGGCGACGCGATCATCGAATCGATGGCTCATGGATCTCGAATCTCCTCAGGCGAGGATGAAAAGGGCCAGGGTTTCGGCGAGCAGGGCGGGCTTGTCCTCGCCCTTGATCTCGACCTGGACTTCGGTGGTGATCAGCAGGTGACCGGCGCGCTTCTCGACGACCGAAGCGATCTTCGAATGCAGCCGAACCTCGCTGCCGGCTTTCACCGGCTGCAGGAAGCGCACCTTGTTGAGGCCGTAGTTGATGCCCATCTGGGTGTTCTCCGGCCACACCGAGGTCTCCTCGGCGAGGTGGGGGAGCAGTGACAGGGTGAGGAAGCCGTGGGCGATGGTGGAGCCGAATGGGGTCTGCGCGGCGCGCTCCGGATCGACATGGATGAACTGGTGATCGTCGGTGGCGTCGGCGAACAGGTTGATGCGCTCCTGGTTCACCTTCACCCAGGCCGAGGTCTCCAGTGGTTGGCCCGCCATCTGCAGCAGCTCGTCCTTCGGTACCAGCTTGGGCATGGTCACTTTCTCCTAGTCGAACAGTCGGTCGATGCGGCCGCGATCGATCGCCTGCAGCGCCGTCTGGGCGCAGGCTTCGACGGCTCGGTCGAGATGGGCGAAACGGGGATCCTGGGTGTGTCCCTGGCGGTAACGGGCATAGATCTGCTGCACGATGACGGCGATCTTGAACAGGCCGTAGACGTAGTGGAAAACGGCGTTGCCGGGGTCTCGGCCGCTGGCCCGGGCGTAGGCCTCGGCGATCTCCCGGCGCTGCGGATTGCCGGGCAAAGTGGTCGGGCTCAAGGCCAGGGCGCGCAGTGCCGGCGGATCGTCCGGGTCGACCCAGTAGCCGAGGGTGGTGCCGAGGTCGAAGAGCGGATCTCCCAGGGTGGCCATCTCCCAGTCGAGAACGGCGATCACCTGGCTCGGGTCTTCCGGCGCCAGCACCAAATTGTCGTACTTGAAGTCGTTGTGGACCAGGGACGCCTCGCTGGCGGTTGGCAGCTCGTCGGCGAGCCAGCGAGCGGTTCGCTCCATGGCCGGCACGTCGTCGATGCGGGCCTTCTGCCAGCGCTTCGTCCAGCCCGCGACCTGGCGCTCGCCGTAGCCCTGCGGGCGACCCAGGTCGCCGAGACCGGCGGCGGCGAAGTCCACCCGATGCAGCTCGGCGAGGGTGTCGACGAAGGCTCCGGCGATCTTTCCCATGGTGGCGGAATCCGGGGCGTCGTCGGGCTCGAGGTGCGGGCGCAGAATGATCCCCTCGACCCGTTCCATGATGTAGAAGGGCGCGCCGAGCACCGTCTCGTCCTCACAGAACAACACCGGCCGAGGCACCTTGCCGTAGGTGGGGGCCAGGGCTTCGAGAATGCGGAACTCGCGGCCCATATCGTGGGCGGTCGCGATGCGCGCCCCGAAGGGTGGTCGGCGCAGCACCCACTGGTGCGCACCGGCGCGCAGTAGATAGGTGAGATTCGAGAACCCGCTGGGGAACTGCTCGACCTCGAGAGGGCCTGCGGAAAGCTCGGGGATACGGCTCTCGAGGTAGCTGGTGAGGCGGTCGAGCTCGAGCTCTTCACCGGGGCGAATCGGGGCAGAGCGATCACGGGTCGGCGCAGCCATGGGCGAGGAGTCTACCGCGAACGTTGGGCCCCGGAGCCGGGCGCTCTGAACCGGCCTTGGCGCCGCCATCGTCCACTCCAGTACCATGGCCGCTCCGGGGGAATTTGCCCCCTCCGTCGAGGAGAAAAGGGATGGATTTCGAGATCAAGGCCGAAACCCGCGAGCGCCTGGCGCGCATCGACGAGTTCGTGGAGCAGGAGCTGTTTCCCCTCGAAGAGAGGTTTCTCTCGCAGCCCTTCGCGGAGCTGCTGCCGGCGGTCGAAGAGAAGCGGCGCCAGGTGAAGGAACTGGGCCTGTGGGCGCCGGGGCATCCGCGCGAGCACGGTGGCCTCGGCCTCGGGCTGGTCGAGCTCGGCCTGATCTCCGAAGCACTCGGCCGTTCACCGCTCGGCCACTTCACCTTCGGCTGTCACGCTCCGGACGCCGGCAACATCGAGATCCTGCACCAGTACGGCTCCGAGGCCCAGAAAGAGCAGTATCTCGACGACCTGATCGCCGGCCGCAAGCGGAGCTGCTTCTCGATGACCGAGCCCGACATGCCGGGCTCGAATCCCGTCCTGCTCGAAACCTCCGCCGTTCGCGATGGTGACGAATGGGTGATCAACGGCCGCAAGTGGTACACCACCGCCGCCGACGGTGCCGACCTCGCGGTCGTCATGGCAGTCACTGATCCCGACCAGCCACGGCACCGGCGCGCCAGCATGATCCTGGTGCCCGCCGACACCCCGGGCTTCGTCCACCTGCGCCGCCTGCCGGTGATGGGGGAAGAGGGCGACGGCTACTTCAGCCACTCGGAGATCCTCTACGAAAACTGCCGCGTGCCGGTGGACAACCTCCTCGGCCCGCAAGGCCAGGCCTTCGTCATCGCCCAGGAGCGCCTCGGCCCCGGACGCATCCACCACTGCATGCGCTGGCTAGGCATCTGCCGTCGAGCCTTCGACCTCCTCTGCTCCCGCGCCACCCAGCGCACCATCGCCGACGGCCAGACCCTCGCCGACCGCGAGCTCATCCAAGCCTGGATCGCCGAGCTCTACGGCGAAATCCGCGCCGCCCGACTGATCACTCTCCACACCGCCTGGCAAATCGAGCGCGAAGGCTGGCGGGCGGCGAGGGAAGACATCTCAATGATCAAATTCCAAGTGGCTGGCACCCTGCAGAAAGTGCTCGATCGAGCCCTGCAAGTGCATGGCGGACTCGGCATGGTGGACGACACGCCGATTGCCTGGTTTTTCCGGCACGAGCGGGCGGCGCGAATCTATGACGGGCCGGATGAGGTTCATAAGTTGTCGCTGGCGAGAAGAATATTGCGGGGGTGGCGGTAGGAGGCGGGGGAACGATTTGGGTCTCGACCGGTTAGGAGAGCGGGCCGCGGGTGAGAGTCTCTTCAATCTCAGGGTACTCGGCTATTTGCCGCTCTACGTTTGCCCGGAGATGATGGGGCGTCGGGCGGCCCTCGCAGAAAAAATCCTTGTCAGTCGGCCAATACGCCGCCCGGAAGACAGGCGGTTGTCTGCCTACTCGACAATGGATTGTGTCGTCTAGGCGATCCTTGTCCTTTTGCAAACTCCTGGAGCACGCCGAGATGTCACGTCTGGCCAATCGCCTCAACGGCACGGGTGTCCAATTAGCAGGAAACGAGGCGACACAGAGGCAATCCGCCGCCTATTGGACAATCGCCACCGTCGTTGACCCGGGAGACCGCGGAATTGTAGACTTCAGGGATTAAGCGAATAACTAGGGAGGTCTCTGCGTGACTTGGGCTCCTGCTGTCGTCTAGGCAGATGGCGGGCTGAGGGATTCAGTCTAAGGTTAGCTGCCAAAGGTGTAGAGAATGAGTAAGCCGCGAGTTTTCATAGGTTCTTCGGTTGAAGGTGTAAGAATTGCGGAAGCAGTATTCGCATGCTTGAGACATTCCACAGTGCCTACGCTCTGGAGCCATGGCCTCTTTCGGCCTGGCAGATACCCACTGCAAGAACTAGAAAGGCAATTGAAG contains:
- a CDS encoding SDR family oxidoreductase, encoding MRVDGKVVLITGGAHGIGRALAERFHREGAQVAVADLDGDAAQAVAEGISGLALSTDVTEEDSLRQAVATTEAELGPIDLLCSNAGFGYSDAPGWMSTSQTNDQWDKIWRVNVMSHVWGARAVLPGMIRRGAGWLLNTVSAAGLLNQIGDAAYGTTKHAAIGFAENLAITHGEQGIGVSVLCPQGVRTNLLTQSLHEIPIRAASYDGVIEPEAVADAVVAGLEEERFLILPHPQVADYMRHKAADYDRWLRAMRRLRREIVPSDDLMRLST
- a CDS encoding phosphotransferase family protein, giving the protein MAAPTRDRSAPIRPGEELELDRLTSYLESRIPELSAGPLEVEQFPSGFSNLTYLLRAGAHQWVLRRPPFGARIATAHDMGREFRILEALAPTYGKVPRPVLFCEDETVLGAPFYIMERVEGIILRPHLEPDDAPDSATMGKIAGAFVDTLAELHRVDFAAAGLGDLGRPQGYGERQVAGWTKRWQKARIDDVPAMERTARWLADELPTASEASLVHNDFKYDNLVLAPEDPSQVIAVLDWEMATLGDPLFDLGTTLGYWVDPDDPPALRALALSPTTLPGNPQRREIAEAYARASGRDPGNAVFHYVYGLFKIAVIVQQIYARYRQGHTQDPRFAHLDRAVEACAQTALQAIDRGRIDRLFD
- a CDS encoding MaoC family dehydratase, whose translation is MPKLVPKDELLQMAGQPLETSAWVKVNQERINLFADATDDHQFIHVDPERAAQTPFGSTIAHGFLTLSLLPHLAEETSVWPENTQMGINYGLNKVRFLQPVKAGSEVRLHSKIASVVEKRAGHLLITTEVQVEIKGEDKPALLAETLALFILA
- a CDS encoding SDR family NAD(P)-dependent oxidoreductase, which produces MSHRFDDRVAIVTGAGNGLGRSHALGLAARGAKVVVNDLGGARDGTGASSTAAQEVVEEIRSQGGDALANGADVTDVEQVEAMVREAEERWGRVDVLVNNAGILRDKSFQKMTLEDFRMVVDVHLMGSVHCTKAAWPGMRERGYGRIAMTTSSTGLYGNFGQANYGAAKLALVGLMNTLVQEGKKYDIRVNCLAPCAATRMTEDLMGPEILALLDPAAVTAGLLVLVGEAAPNRTVLCAGAGVYSTTTLFESRGVHIEPQDWSPEAVAARWDEITAQEGQLVHKAGFDQTQHQLTTAAKARGLDLGGGS
- a CDS encoding protein kinase, with the protein product MSPLGRRIGNIRIDALLGEGGMGAVYRGFDEKLQRPVAVKMLHTAFAFSSEARARFLREARILSRLNHPNICQVYDLLSDGDQDVLVLELIEGETLRQHDTSSLSLEAKLRLAEAVCQAMAAAHAEQIVHRDLKPDNIMITADGQVKVLDFGIARSASDGARPEAPESRLLAAPASDDPDATLRAVPVDLGAGAGLPETFRTRPDSTAGTVTYMSPEQARREDISLASDLYSFGLVLQELLTDQRAYPSLSRDDLLERVRQGDTLPTPGLAPDLAALLRQLQDPQPEGRPSAKQALRRIRHLLAKPERQAKRRRRRLSAALAALLALAAFGGWLYQRGQARQQGEIAQQFSREAAEIEAFLRLEHMAPVHDLQPALAKVRARTDALAERMTSLRTVGRGPGEYALGRVHLALGDFERARHHLSNAWESGYRPPQVASAIGLASFEVYRQERERVARIRNPEEKQRQLEELHRELRDPSVAFLEQGRQDLAQGSSRDLYSGPLASSDYAEALIAFYEDRWDRTLEIADREAVESPREYEWHLLRGRVHGARAKAFQLSGSYPQAVAAYDRARSALETAAEAARSEPRGHLGLCQNHLERIVLDLYSGPADATLEPTLSRGLAACRTVLQLDPEHVAARVATADLLLRQGEWEGDIVDPGPVLRRAEAVAREALERAPENAQAWKILGHVYSVEVDRGLFYGLPVDHLAEPMVNSYREAKALAPNDSSIANSLGNSLSKLGEILSQRGEDPLPTLVASIASYRDAVRLDPGYAAVYGNMINAFQRRARWQVTRGIDPQGSVADARQALASMENLGAHFSHAYIHFAGVQLAAAEYSFLRGEAIASRLASVRQVLDTAREIGGTAAFEASADAELELLSFREALSSGQATAAHYDRARSATAALLVIAAELSQGYELRAKLARLAAIRDLQQKGLSRGWRTAAERDLERARELSGSPDTALLESVRMALVESRRRQKAGQDPAELWQRAQKSLDRASELALQDPRLPLAAAELAWRRAAAGQRESLDLARRHLAAFERHYPEAPVAIALARSLDALEAGEEISRQSLDQFPHLGYLVPSP
- a CDS encoding acyl-CoA dehydrogenase family protein, with the translated sequence MDFEIKAETRERLARIDEFVEQELFPLEERFLSQPFAELLPAVEEKRRQVKELGLWAPGHPREHGGLGLGLVELGLISEALGRSPLGHFTFGCHAPDAGNIEILHQYGSEAQKEQYLDDLIAGRKRSCFSMTEPDMPGSNPVLLETSAVRDGDEWVINGRKWYTTAADGADLAVVMAVTDPDQPRHRRASMILVPADTPGFVHLRRLPVMGEEGDGYFSHSEILYENCRVPVDNLLGPQGQAFVIAQERLGPGRIHHCMRWLGICRRAFDLLCSRATQRTIADGQTLADRELIQAWIAELYGEIRAARLITLHTAWQIEREGWRAAREDISMIKFQVAGTLQKVLDRALQVHGGLGMVDDTPIAWFFRHERAARIYDGPDEVHKLSLARRILRGWR